Part of the Rhizobium sp. N324 genome, TGCGGCAACTGCGTGTTTTATCCAGTCTGTCGCGGCGTCTGCAAGATGAGTAGCTGGTCGCACTATGGTGAAAAGGACGCGCCCTATCCGCTGTGCCAGGAACTTTACAATAACGGAGGTTTTCCGGAGTACGCCCTGGTGGACCCGACGAAAGATTCCACCTACCGCCGCGGAGTTATAGCGAAAGAGCGTCGGCCCGCCGCCGAAGCTCCTGTCTATAACTTCTCTGAGGAAATCGCGGCTGCTGCGCAACACACTCACTAACGCAGGAGGCGCGACGTAATAATTGCTGTGTCGACGACGTAATTTAACCAGGTCAACAAAAATAACGTGGAGGATTGGGGATGAGCAGAGCTTTCCGAGGTGCGGCGGGTGTGGCGCACACACTTGCGAACAACGCGATACTATCCGGCAACAAAGCAGCCGCCCAGCAAGCCCAGGTGATTTCTCGTCTCGCGGAAGGACTCGCCCGGCTGCAGGCGGGTTTGGATGACCAAGCTCAGCAATTGACGGCTGGCCTTGTAAAATTAGAGCAATCGCTAAAGGTGTCACGCAGATCGCAACGGTCGAAATCCGGCTCACTCGCTGCTAACGGCGAACTACAAGACTACTACGTTGATATAACCGCCTCGAAGAAATTTGGCAAAGCCAATTGGCCGCGCGCCGCCGATTCAGGTCTTGTAGGACGCCGCATTGGGCGAGGACCGGTTAGGATGACTGGTTCCGACACACAATCGGCAAAGGCGGTTACCGCCGCATTCGCCAAACTTCTCTCGGCTCAGGCACAATTGCTGCAGATACGCAGTGAAGTGGAAGACCTCAAGAAGGTTCAGAGGTAGCGGCAATGGCTAGTTCCCGACTGTTTGGCTACGCCGTTGACGAAGAGGATGGCAAGCTGGTAATCGTGATTGACGGATTGCTTGCCGAAAGTTGCATCCGGCAAATTCGGGACAGCGCCCAGACGGGCCGCGGTGGTGAACTCTTGTCGCGATTGCTGCCGGTAAGTTCGGTTTACAAGCTTATGTCTGGACAAGAGGAACGCGCTGAAGAAACGGTCAGCCTTGAACAGTTGCTTGGACAAAACGTCGACCAGAGTTTCGCTTCCTTCGAACAACAGTTCGCCGACCTGAGGCAGACACTAGCCGAATTCAGCAGCTCGGAAAGTTCGAAATAAATCACGCAGCCGTATCAGGAGTCTCCGCGATGCTTCGGTTGTCACCAGAAGACTCTATTTTGCTGATCACCTGCCGGGCCTACCTACGACCCGAGGATGAAGAGCGTTTGGTCCGTCTCTGCAAGGAGCCTGTCAACTGGCCCTATGTGGTATGGCGCGCCGAGCATAATCGGACGGTGCCGCTGCTTGAGAAGCACTTGCGCCGCCTCGATTTGTTGACACTATTGCCCACTGAGGCGGCGCATTACGTTCAGTGCTGGACTGTCATGTCAAAGGTCAGGTCCGCACTCGAATTTCGCAATCTGCCAGAAATCATGGATGCGCTGGATCGGGCCGGCATCGCCTGGTTCCTGGTGAAGGGACCAGATCTCGCGCTTCTCCATTATCCCGATCCACTCCTACGGCCGATGACCGATCTCGACATCATGGTCAAGCCCGCTGACGCGCAGCGCGTGCAGCGGCTCATGTTCGATCTCGGCTACCGGCACGGTATTTTCGACCCTTCAAATGGCAACTGGCATCCGGAACGAAAGGAACTCGATGACGAAACCTTCCGCGAAAGCTATTCCTTGCCGGTGTTTGTAAGGATAGAATCCGTTGAATCTCCGTTCCCTGGTCCCGCGGTGCCACGCCAGCTGCGCTACCGCCACGTAAAGGGATACATCGATTCCGCGAAGAAGCTGCACATGCCCATCTTCATTGATATGCATGTAAATCTCTCCGTCGGCATCGATGTCGAAGACATATGGTCAGGCGTGCGTCTTGCAAACGGTCTAGGCCGCATATTGCAGGTCCAATCCGCGACTGGCGCCGTCTGGTTCCTTTCGGCCAGGCTTTATCACGAGGCCTTCCTTTATAATTCGCTTCGACTATTGATGTTCGGCGATCTTCATGCGGTTCTACACAAAGAAATGGCGAATATTAGCTGGGCGGAGGTCGCTG contains:
- a CDS encoding nucleotidyltransferase family protein, encoding MLRLSPEDSILLITCRAYLRPEDEERLVRLCKEPVNWPYVVWRAEHNRTVPLLEKHLRRLDLLTLLPTEAAHYVQCWTVMSKVRSALEFRNLPEIMDALDRAGIAWFLVKGPDLALLHYPDPLLRPMTDLDIMVKPADAQRVQRLMFDLGYRHGIFDPSNGNWHPERKELDDETFRESYSLPVFVRIESVESPFPGPAVPRQLRYRHVKGYIDSAKKLHMPIFIDMHVNLSVGIDVEDIWSGVRLANGLGRILQVQSATGAVWFLSARLYHEAFLYNSLRLLMFGDLHAVLHKEMANISWAEVAAIGYKYEMRPALYFVLTQMKRICGIDIPSEFLELIRPDQTEVPLQHDWGDVLPKLLSIPTVNDLELA